Within the Naumovozyma castellii chromosome 1, complete genome genome, the region TTTCATATGGTGGACTATGAAATGTAAAGGATCAACAAATGACTCCGGGTTTAATTGTGTGGAACACGGCTCCGTGCCGTTTCATCGGTGTTACCCGCAAAAGCGTCAAAAGTCGTTAGAGCTGATGATATTGTTAGTCCAAGTTTAGTCTCAAATGGGGTGTCACTACACACCTCTTCTCTTTTATACCACCATTTCCTCTTCAATGAGTATATCAAGCCGTTCGGTATGTGTCTTCGTTTAGCTGCCCTCATAGCAATATCCCAGAGGTTTCCGCGCATTGAAATTTCCTCGAGAAATAACAATCTGCAGTAAAACAATAGACAACCCAGATCACAACTAACCTTTGTCCAGGAGAGTATACTGCTGAATCTGACCATCGCCGGTTTGCTTGCGAAATGGAGTATATGAACCTTGGTGTCCAATCAAGGAAAACAGGACAAAAGACTAAGAAGAACGTCAGAAAGGATGAATTCAACATGGAAAGCATCGATGGGTTCTTTAAAGATGATTCCACCATGGATACATCATctttgaaaaggaagagTCTAGGGaataagagaagaaaatcagactttcaaaaaaatattttaccCACCCATTGGTCCAaaacaattgatgaaatacCTGAACCTTTACCGACAGTATTAGAAAACATTGCTGAAGATGATAACGAGATTTCCCTATTGGGATCATGGAATAGTTTAGATACGGTCAAACTTACGCAAGGCTCCCCAAGTTCTTTTAAGggtgaaaatgaaaatgctTCCTTTAATACGTCCTTAAATAACAATTCAGTAATTGAAGATACAAGTTACATTCCTGATTCAGTTGAAAGTTCGGATGAAAATGCTTCTATGGACTCTGAGGATGCAGCAAATAACGAGACCATCGGCTCTgcagatgaagatgatgtgAATAATTCGtcattaataattgatGAACCTCATGCTGATCGAATACGACGCTCTACTAGAGTCAAAGTACCACCGTTAGAATATTGGAggaatgaaaaaatcatttaTAAAAGGAAGTCATCTAAGCCAGTTTTAAATATTGAGAAGATAATAacatttgatgatgatgatgatgatgctgaCAACCGAACTGACAAGAAGTCCACTACAAATAAATCACGGCCTAAAGCAACAAAGCaaaacatttcaaataatgcaatctccaaaaaaataaagtaCGACGAAATACCTGGTGGAGAATGGTTAAATCAAGGTATGCTACAAATGAAAGTTCGCACCGAGAAAGATACCAacgaaaaggaaaagattattgCATATGCTCCTCATGTTGCACAAGTGGAGAAAACAATCAACAAAGgtgatgaaaaatttactCTGGGTATTCTGTTTGATGAACATAAAAAACGCTTTGCTAGTGGCCATATCAAATTACCAGTTAATGGCTACAAGAAACCCCAAAACTCTTATAATACTTTCATCACACTTTTTGTCATGGAGGGAATGGTTGAAGTTACTTTAAATGGAGACACATTTTTGAGTGTACCGGGTTCAAGTTTCCAGATcccaaatttcaataaatattcacTTAAGAATcaaggaaagaaagatgcaaaattattctttgttCAGGTAACAGGTGATTGGTAGCATTACTATAACCATTTATTGATTTACACAAAgtattatatattcttaaaCATTACCATTACATTATCCACTATATGGgaaaaacaaacaaacaaacataTAAGTGAAAAAAACTAAactttgaatattattgttattattattattattattattattattgaaaaaccAAACTCCTTTGttgtttaaaaaaaatttccattACCACCTTCTCACTTAATAGGAATAATAGGTTCGCTCTAGATTCTACGTTGTTTGCCCCATTCCCTTTTCACCAAGTAACATCTATGATTTGCACCTAagttttttgaaataagTCATACTAACTAATTGTGCCAAACTTTCTGTACGTTCGgctttttccaaaatgaaCTCATGCTTTAAAAGTTGAGGGGTTGATAACCTTGCTTCAGGGTCTACTCTTAAGCACTCATCCATAAAGTTTTTAAGAACAGGTCCCACTTTTTCTGGttcttttaaaattggCTTCCCGTTTGTAGTAATCAAATATAATGCCCTTACAGGTGTCTCATGTAAATATGGTGGTTCTCCCTCGATCATCTCTATAATCATAATACCTAAAGACCAAACATCCACTTTTGGACCATATTCCTTACTGGCAATAACTTCAGGTGCCATCCAATATGGAGTCCCAACCATAGTAGTTCTCTTAGTGTTTGATTCAGTCAGTTGGCCACAGAACCCAAAATCAGTAATTTTAATATCACCAttcattgataataatatattatctgATTTAATGTCCCTATGGACTATACCTCTGGAAtgtaagaaatttaaaccAAATAATGTCTCTCTGCAAATGGTAGCCATTTGTTCCTCTGTCGGAgtgaaaaatg harbors:
- the NCAS0A12340 gene encoding uncharacterized protein (ancestral locus Anc_2.495), yielding MEYMNLGVQSRKTGQKTKKNVRKDEFNMESIDGFFKDDSTMDTSSLKRKSLGNKRRKSDFQKNILPTHWSKTIDEIPEPLPTVLENIAEDDNEISLLGSWNSLDTVKLTQGSPSSFKGENENASFNTSLNNNSVIEDTSYIPDSVESSDENASMDSEDAANNETIGSADEDDVNNSSLIIDEPHADRIRRSTRVKVPPLEYWRNEKIIYKRKSSKPVLNIEKIITFDDDDDDADNRTDKKSTTNKSRPKATKQNISNNAISKKIKYDEIPGGEWLNQGMLQMKVRTEKDTNEKEKIIAYAPHVAQVEKTINKGDEKFTLGILFDEHKKRFASGHIKLPVNGYKKPQNSYNTFITLFVMEGMVEVTLNGDTFLSVPGSSFQIPNFNKYSLKNQGKKDAKLFFVQVTGDW